Proteins from a single region of Starkeya sp. ORNL1:
- a CDS encoding AMP-binding protein: MTIGAALPALAGAEPGRPALVCDHDVLDCRTFTRAVLALIAELEARLPPGSSIALALPNNAELVALFFAAAMSGRQALVYDPGWPAPYRAAIDAALAPPLTMDGSEPWLHRAFEGADTTPPSPSPDAPFYVGFTSGSTGLPKGYRRSHRSWIESFEVSRIEFGINEDDVIMAPGGLAASLHLYGVVHALHIGAEAVMMRRFHPRRALALIVERAVTALYVTPTQLQLLLDAADGGICPSLRTLMISGAKWQPETRAATARLFPNAKLAEFYGASELSFVTIGHASENVPAGSVGRAAHGVSLRIRDADGRDLSAGEIGAIWVKSGMIFDDYACGGGEEIRHEGAWMTVGDHGALDEAGFLTLHGREKRMLVTSGLNVYPEEVERVLVAMPGIHEAAVFGLADPLRGTELVAVLRADYPDEAALRAHCRAHLPAAKLPRRFLILDDWPRTAGGKADLIALRRLAEERLAPS, from the coding sequence ATGACCATCGGCGCCGCCCTGCCGGCGCTGGCCGGCGCGGAGCCGGGCAGGCCGGCGCTGGTCTGCGACCACGATGTGCTGGACTGCCGGACCTTTACCCGGGCGGTGCTGGCGCTGATAGCCGAGCTTGAAGCCCGACTACCGCCCGGCTCAAGCATTGCTCTGGCATTGCCAAACAATGCAGAACTGGTCGCGCTGTTCTTTGCCGCCGCGATGAGCGGGCGGCAGGCGCTGGTCTATGATCCCGGCTGGCCGGCGCCCTACCGTGCCGCCATCGATGCCGCGCTGGCGCCGCCGCTGACGATGGACGGCAGCGAGCCGTGGCTGCACCGCGCGTTCGAAGGCGCCGACACCACCCCGCCGTCGCCCTCGCCGGATGCGCCGTTCTATGTCGGCTTCACCTCTGGCTCGACCGGCCTGCCCAAGGGCTATCGCCGCTCGCACCGCTCCTGGATCGAGAGCTTCGAGGTCAGCCGCATCGAGTTCGGCATCAACGAAGACGACGTCATCATGGCGCCCGGCGGGCTCGCCGCCTCGCTGCATCTCTATGGCGTCGTCCATGCGCTGCACATTGGCGCCGAGGCGGTGATGATGCGCCGCTTCCACCCGCGCCGTGCACTGGCGCTGATCGTGGAGCGGGCGGTGACCGCGCTCTATGTGACGCCGACCCAGCTGCAATTGCTGCTCGACGCCGCGGACGGGGGGATCTGTCCGTCGCTCCGCACACTCATGATCAGCGGTGCTAAATGGCAGCCGGAGACCCGTGCGGCCACCGCCCGGCTGTTCCCCAATGCGAAGCTCGCCGAATTCTATGGCGCCTCGGAACTGAGCTTCGTCACCATCGGCCATGCCAGCGAGAATGTGCCGGCCGGCTCGGTCGGCCGCGCCGCCCATGGCGTGTCGCTGCGCATCCGCGACGCTGACGGCCGCGACCTGTCGGCGGGCGAGATCGGCGCGATCTGGGTGAAGAGCGGCATGATATTCGATGATTATGCCTGCGGCGGCGGCGAGGAGATCCGCCACGAGGGCGCATGGATGACGGTCGGCGACCATGGCGCTCTGGACGAGGCGGGCTTCCTCACTCTGCATGGCCGCGAGAAGCGTATGCTCGTCACCTCAGGGCTTAATGTCTATCCGGAGGAGGTGGAGCGGGTGCTGGTGGCGATGCCCGGGATCCATGAGGCCGCGGTGTTCGGCCTCGCCGATCCGCTGCGCGGCACCGAGCTTGTCGCGGTGCTGCGCGCCGACTATCCGGACGAGGCCGCGTTACGCGCGCATTGCCGCGCGCATCTGCCGGCGGCGAAGCTGCCGCGGCGCTTCCTCATTCTCGATGACTGGCCGCGCACTGCCGGCGGCAAGGCGGACCTCATCGCGCTGCGCCGCCTCGCCGAGGAAAGGCTGGCGCCGTCATGA
- a CDS encoding biotin transporter BioY has product MTRERTLVQIALYAAIIAVLGLMPKFDLPLAGGVPITAQSMGIMLAGVMLGAWRGAAAVSLFLLVVALGAPLLAGGRGGLGVFFGPSAGFLLGYPVAAFVAGFIMQTLKNQPVLPVALVAAVVGGILVLYPLGIVGMSALGSLSPLDAAKASLIFIPGDTIKAVLVALVAQTVARGLPDALISRAS; this is encoded by the coding sequence ATGACCAGGGAACGCACGCTCGTCCAGATCGCGCTCTATGCCGCGATCATCGCAGTGCTCGGGCTGATGCCGAAATTCGACCTGCCGCTCGCCGGCGGCGTGCCGATCACCGCGCAGAGCATGGGCATCATGCTGGCCGGCGTGATGCTCGGCGCCTGGCGCGGAGCGGCCGCGGTGTCGCTGTTCCTGCTGGTGGTGGCGCTCGGCGCGCCGCTGCTGGCCGGCGGACGCGGCGGTCTCGGCGTGTTCTTCGGCCCCTCGGCCGGCTTCCTGCTCGGCTATCCGGTGGCGGCGTTCGTTGCCGGCTTCATCATGCAGACGCTGAAGAACCAGCCGGTGCTGCCGGTGGCGCTGGTGGCCGCCGTGGTCGGCGGCATCCTCGTGCTCTACCCGCTCGGCATTGTCGGCATGTCGGCGCTTGGCAGCCTTTCCCCGCTCGACGCGGCGAAGGCGTCCCTGATCTTCATCCCGGGCGACACCATCAAGGCGGTGCTGGTCGCTCTCGTCGCCCAGACCGTGGCGCGCGGCCTGCCCGATGCGCTGATCTCCCGCGCTTCCTGA
- a CDS encoding energy-coupling factor transporter transmembrane component T — MISLYLAERTWMHEVPAGWKLAVLALLSLLVTPFDNLPAMAAMVACVLALYASLGREAIRQVALLRPIVPLLAILFAIHWWNGDPRLGLIAVLRLVGMMLLANAVTMTTRMDEMMDVIEPLLKPLAWFGVSPRMVALAVAMMIRFVPLLFALWEALNESFRARTGKRGGWRLLAPFCIQTLRLSHHTAEALSARGGAPRGTRR, encoded by the coding sequence ATGATCTCGCTCTATCTCGCTGAGCGCACCTGGATGCACGAGGTGCCGGCGGGCTGGAAGCTCGCCGTGCTGGCGCTGCTCAGCCTGCTCGTCACCCCGTTCGACAACCTGCCGGCGATGGCGGCGATGGTGGCTTGCGTGCTGGCGCTCTATGCCTCGCTCGGCCGCGAGGCGATCCGGCAGGTCGCGCTGCTGCGCCCGATCGTGCCGCTGCTCGCCATTCTCTTCGCAATCCATTGGTGGAACGGCGATCCCCGCCTCGGCCTCATCGCGGTGCTGCGCCTCGTCGGCATGATGCTGCTGGCGAACGCCGTGACCATGACCACCCGCATGGACGAGATGATGGATGTCATCGAGCCCCTGCTGAAGCCGCTCGCCTGGTTCGGCGTCTCGCCGCGCATGGTGGCGCTGGCGGTGGCGATGATGATCCGCTTCGTGCCGCTGCTGTTCGCGCTGTGGGAGGCGCTCAACGAGAGTTTTCGCGCGCGGACCGGAAAGCGCGGCGGCTGGCGCTTGCTGGCGCCGTTCTGTATCCAGACACTGAGATTGTCCCATCACACCGCCGAGGCGCTGTCCGCGCGCGGCGGCGCGCCGCGAGGAACACGCCGATGA
- a CDS encoding ABC transporter ATP-binding protein, with the protein MSSPTIRLDNVTLRRGGREVLSAISVALTERRIGLIGNNGSGKSSLVRLLNGLLSADTGSITVHGLDAGKDASELPRKVGFIFQNPDHQIIFPTVIEEVAFSLEQTGLSRREAATEAKAALARFDRAHWADRPVHALSEGEKQLLCIIAVLVMQPAVLVLDEPFSALDLPTRRRLEALIATLRQQVILIAHELDAFKTYDRVLWLEAGRVRMDGAPGDVIAAYRRAVEEGG; encoded by the coding sequence TTGAGTAGTCCCACCATCCGCCTCGACAACGTCACCCTGCGCCGCGGCGGGCGGGAGGTGCTCTCCGCCATCTCCGTCGCCCTCACCGAGCGCCGCATCGGGCTGATCGGCAATAATGGCTCGGGCAAGAGCTCGCTGGTCCGCCTGCTCAATGGCCTCTTGAGCGCGGATACCGGCAGCATCACGGTCCACGGCCTCGATGCCGGCAAGGATGCGTCCGAGCTGCCACGCAAGGTCGGCTTCATCTTCCAGAACCCGGACCACCAGATCATCTTCCCGACGGTGATCGAGGAGGTCGCCTTCAGCCTCGAGCAGACCGGGCTCTCCCGCCGCGAGGCCGCCACCGAGGCCAAGGCGGCACTGGCCCGCTTCGATCGCGCGCATTGGGCGGATCGCCCGGTGCATGCGCTTTCCGAGGGCGAGAAGCAGTTGCTGTGCATCATCGCCGTGCTGGTGATGCAGCCCGCGGTGCTGGTGCTCGACGAGCCGTTCTCGGCGCTCGACCTGCCGACCCGGCGCCGGCTGGAGGCACTGATCGCGACGCTTCGGCAGCAGGTGATCCTGATCGCCCATGAGCTCGACGCGTTCAAAACCTATGACCGCGTGCTGTGGCTGGAGGCCGGCCGCGTGCGCATGGACGGCGCGCCGGGCGACGTCATCGCCGCCTATCGCCGTGCGGTGGAGGAGGGCGGATGA
- a CDS encoding aldo/keto reductase, with protein sequence MAIIDPVVLPGGEQVPQLGIGTWMMGERAASLKEEAESVRTGIELGMRLVDTAEMYGDGKCETFLGDALAGLRDEVFLVSKVYPHNASRAGVISACERSLRRLKTDRLDLYLLHWRGGVPLEDTVLGFEQLKSQGKIRHWGVSNFDTDDMEELWETPGGEACAVNQVLYNLTRRGAEWDLLPWLEQHEMPLMAYSPIEQGRIPVGGALAEIALRHKAKPFQVALAWVLRNKNNIVIPKASKVAHMRDNRGAADIVLDAADLAALDRAFPPPSRKRSLEML encoded by the coding sequence ATGGCGATCATCGACCCCGTGGTGCTGCCCGGCGGCGAACAGGTGCCGCAACTCGGCATCGGCACCTGGATGATGGGCGAGCGTGCGGCCAGCCTGAAGGAAGAGGCGGAATCGGTGCGCACCGGCATCGAGCTCGGCATGCGCCTCGTCGATACCGCCGAGATGTATGGCGACGGCAAGTGCGAGACGTTCCTGGGCGATGCGCTCGCCGGGCTGCGCGACGAGGTGTTCCTGGTCTCCAAGGTCTATCCGCACAATGCGAGCCGCGCCGGTGTCATCAGTGCCTGCGAGCGCAGCCTGCGCCGACTCAAGACCGACCGGCTCGATCTCTATCTGCTGCACTGGCGCGGCGGCGTTCCGCTGGAAGATACGGTTCTCGGCTTCGAGCAACTGAAGTCGCAGGGCAAGATAAGGCATTGGGGCGTCAGCAATTTCGACACCGACGACATGGAGGAGCTTTGGGAGACGCCGGGCGGCGAGGCCTGCGCCGTCAACCAGGTGCTCTACAACCTCACGCGACGCGGCGCGGAATGGGATCTGCTGCCATGGCTTGAGCAGCACGAGATGCCGCTGATGGCCTATAGCCCGATCGAGCAGGGGCGTATTCCCGTTGGCGGTGCGCTTGCCGAGATCGCTTTGAGGCACAAGGCGAAGCCGTTCCAGGTGGCGCTTGCCTGGGTGCTGCGCAACAAGAACAACATCGTCATCCCCAAGGCCTCGAAGGTGGCGCACATGCGCGACAATCGCGGCGCGGCGGACATCGTGCTCGACGCCGCCGACCTCGCCGCCCTCGACCGCGCCTTCCCCCCGCCGAGCCGCAAGCGCTCGCTGGAGATGCTGTGA
- the nadA gene encoding quinolinate synthase NadA: MFDANLAVREDITARPGFLPASARAIEALPLPHLYARVAKHITPAEWPLIAREVEAIEALKRERNAVILGHNYQAAEIFNTVADIVGDSLALAREAEKVDADVIVMAGVHFMAETAKLLNPAKTILIPDPKAGCSLAESITAADIRLLRQHYPGVPVVSYVNTSAEVKAESDYCCTSGNAVKVVRHVAKEWGVNRILMLPDEYLAQNVQKEVPEIELIAWKGHCEVHERFSPQDIRDLREAHPGVVVLAHPECPPEVVAEADFAGSTAAMADYVGDHKPGRVVLITECSMADNVAVHHPDIEFVRPCNLCPHMRRITLPKIRHALETMTVAVEIDPAIAERARAPITRMLAIR, translated from the coding sequence ATGTTCGACGCCAATCTCGCCGTCCGCGAGGACATCACCGCCCGCCCTGGCTTCCTGCCGGCGAGCGCCCGCGCCATCGAAGCCCTGCCGCTGCCGCATCTCTATGCCCGCGTCGCCAAGCACATCACGCCGGCAGAATGGCCGCTGATCGCCCGCGAGGTCGAGGCGATCGAGGCGCTGAAGCGCGAGCGCAATGCGGTGATCCTCGGCCACAATTACCAGGCGGCGGAAATCTTCAACACCGTGGCTGACATCGTCGGCGACAGCCTGGCGCTTGCCCGCGAGGCCGAGAAGGTCGATGCCGACGTCATCGTCATGGCCGGCGTGCACTTCATGGCCGAGACGGCGAAGCTGCTGAACCCCGCCAAGACCATTCTCATCCCCGATCCGAAGGCGGGCTGCTCGCTCGCCGAATCCATCACCGCCGCCGATATCCGCCTGCTGCGCCAGCATTATCCGGGCGTGCCGGTGGTCTCCTATGTCAACACCTCGGCCGAGGTGAAGGCGGAGAGCGACTATTGCTGCACATCAGGCAATGCGGTGAAGGTGGTGCGCCACGTTGCGAAGGAATGGGGCGTCAACCGCATCCTCATGCTGCCGGACGAATATCTGGCGCAAAACGTCCAGAAGGAAGTTCCCGAGATCGAGCTGATCGCCTGGAAGGGCCATTGCGAGGTGCATGAGCGCTTCTCGCCGCAGGATATTCGTGACCTGCGCGAAGCCCATCCCGGCGTCGTGGTGCTGGCGCATCCGGAATGCCCGCCGGAAGTGGTGGCGGAGGCCGACTTCGCCGGCTCCACCGCGGCGATGGCGGATTACGTCGGCGACCACAAGCCGGGCCGTGTCGTGCTCATCACCGAATGCTCGATGGCCGACAATGTCGCCGTGCATCATCCCGACATCGAGTTCGTGCGGCCGTGCAATCTCTGCCCGCACATGCGGCGCATCACGCTGCCGAAGATCCGGCACGCGCTGGAGACCATGACCGTCGCGGTCGAGATCGACCCGGCCATCGCCGAGCGCGCCCGCGCGCCCATCACCCGCATGCTCGCCATTCGCTGA
- a CDS encoding L-aspartate oxidase, which translates to MERLIGHRPDHVVVIGGGVAGLATALRLAPLPVTLLAKADLGLEAATAWAQGGIAAAIGEDDQPEFHAVDTLSAGVGLCDPLVARRVTAAAPAAIDWLAGLDAPFDRDTEGRVALGLEAAHSRRRIVHAGGDATGRAVLETLAKAVRACPSIHLMEGVRATALLRDTNGVVTGIAGVSASGAVVLPARAVVLATGGLGGLYASTTNPLGAVGSGLALAARAGAVLRDMEFVQFHPTAIAAGADPMPLATEALRGEGAILVNDRGERFMADVPGRELAPRDVVARAIFAEIAAGRSVVLDARLERIEQRFPGVVALCRANGIDPVHQPIPVRPAAHYHMGGIEVDAAGRSSLDRLWACGEVASTGLHGANRLASNSLLEALAYAEWIAADIAGRAAGGRDGVADAAPAPSAFRSEIRTLMDRRVGVVREAAGLDAAVRRLDALASDGNDDMALVALMVASQALKREESRGGHFRADFPLTATIAVHSRTALDDTLAFAEGLREAPFVRRVA; encoded by the coding sequence ATGGAACGCCTCATCGGCCACAGGCCGGATCATGTGGTGGTAATCGGCGGCGGCGTCGCCGGGCTTGCCACCGCGCTGCGCCTCGCTCCCCTGCCGGTCACGCTGCTCGCCAAGGCCGATCTCGGCCTGGAGGCAGCCACCGCCTGGGCGCAGGGCGGCATCGCCGCAGCCATTGGCGAAGACGACCAGCCGGAATTCCACGCCGTCGATACCTTGAGCGCCGGTGTCGGGTTGTGCGATCCGCTCGTTGCCCGCCGCGTGACCGCGGCGGCGCCGGCGGCGATCGACTGGCTTGCCGGCCTCGATGCGCCGTTCGACCGCGACACTGAGGGCCGCGTCGCGCTCGGGCTGGAGGCCGCGCATTCGCGCCGGCGCATCGTCCATGCCGGCGGCGATGCCACCGGCCGCGCCGTGCTGGAAACGTTGGCCAAGGCCGTGCGCGCCTGCCCATCCATCCATCTGATGGAAGGCGTGCGGGCGACCGCGCTGCTGCGCGATACGAACGGTGTCGTCACCGGCATTGCCGGGGTCAGCGCGTCCGGTGCGGTGGTGCTGCCGGCCCGCGCGGTTGTGCTGGCGACGGGCGGGCTCGGCGGCCTCTATGCCTCCACCACCAATCCGCTTGGCGCGGTCGGTTCGGGTCTTGCTCTCGCCGCCCGCGCCGGCGCGGTGCTGCGCGACATGGAGTTCGTGCAGTTCCACCCGACCGCGATCGCCGCGGGCGCTGACCCGATGCCGCTGGCGACCGAGGCGCTGCGGGGCGAAGGCGCGATCCTGGTGAACGATCGTGGCGAGCGCTTCATGGCCGATGTCCCCGGCCGCGAGTTGGCGCCGCGCGACGTGGTGGCGCGCGCCATCTTCGCCGAGATCGCGGCTGGGCGCAGCGTGGTGCTCGACGCCCGGCTGGAGCGCATCGAGCAGCGTTTCCCCGGCGTCGTCGCGCTGTGCCGGGCCAATGGCATCGACCCGGTGCACCAGCCGATCCCGGTGCGCCCGGCGGCGCATTATCATATGGGCGGCATCGAGGTTGATGCGGCCGGGCGCTCGTCGCTGGATCGGCTCTGGGCTTGCGGCGAAGTCGCCTCGACGGGGCTGCACGGCGCCAACCGGCTCGCCAGCAATTCGCTGCTGGAGGCGCTGGCCTATGCCGAATGGATCGCGGCGGACATTGCCGGGCGCGCAGCTGGCGGCCGTGACGGCGTGGCGGATGCTGCGCCTGCGCCCTCGGCGTTCCGGAGCGAGATCCGCACCTTGATGGATCGCCGTGTCGGCGTGGTGCGCGAGGCCGCCGGGCTGGACGCCGCGGTGCGCCGGCTCGACGCGCTGGCGAGCGATGGCAACGACGACATGGCTCTGGTCGCGCTGATGGTGGCGAGCCAGGCGCTCAAGCGCGAGGAGAGCCGCGGCGGGCATTTCCGGGCCGACTTCCCGCTCACTGCGACGATAGCCGTGCATTCCCGCACCGCGCTCGACGACACGCTGGCCTTCGCTGAAGGCCTGCGCGAGGCGCCGTTCGTGCGGCGGGTGGCTTAG
- the nadC gene encoding carboxylating nicotinate-nucleotide diphosphorylase, translating to MNALSPLPRLLIEPIVRAALLEDLGRAGDVTTDAVVPADARFSAVIASRQTGVIAGVDAAEIAFHLIDPSLEVTLERLDGTHVTAGDVVLRLEGSARAILTAERVALNLACRLSGVATATHALVEVARTHGKAHVVCTRKTTPGLRALEKHAVKAGGGSNHRFGLDDAVLIKDNHIAVAGGVAIAITRAKAGAGHMVKIEVEVDTLEQLEEAMAAGVDAVLLDNMDPDTLRRAVEIVGGRALTEASGRINRETIGAVAASGVDLISVGWITHSAPILDLGLDAVKSI from the coding sequence ATGAACGCCCTCTCCCCCCTGCCCCGCCTGCTGATCGAGCCGATCGTCCGTGCCGCGCTGCTGGAGGATCTCGGGCGTGCCGGCGATGTCACCACCGATGCGGTGGTGCCGGCCGATGCGCGCTTCTCCGCGGTGATCGCCAGCCGGCAGACCGGAGTGATCGCCGGCGTCGACGCCGCCGAGATCGCCTTCCATCTCATCGACCCGTCCCTCGAGGTCACGCTGGAGCGGCTCGACGGCACCCATGTCACCGCCGGCGACGTCGTGCTCCGGCTGGAGGGCTCGGCGCGGGCCATCCTCACCGCCGAGCGGGTGGCGCTGAACCTCGCCTGCCGGCTCTCCGGCGTCGCCACCGCGACCCACGCGCTGGTGGAGGTCGCCCGCACCCACGGCAAGGCGCATGTGGTGTGCACCCGCAAGACCACGCCCGGCCTCAGGGCGCTGGAGAAGCACGCGGTGAAGGCCGGCGGCGGTTCCAATCACCGCTTCGGGCTCGATGACGCCGTGCTGATCAAGGACAACCACATCGCCGTCGCCGGCGGCGTCGCCATCGCCATCACGCGGGCCAAGGCTGGCGCCGGCCACATGGTGAAGATCGAGGTCGAGGTCGACACGCTGGAGCAGCTCGAGGAAGCCATGGCGGCCGGTGTCGATGCGGTGCTGCTCGATAATATGGACCCGGACACGCTGCGCCGTGCCGTCGAAATCGTCGGCGGGCGGGCGCTTACCGAAGCCTCCGGCCGCATCAATCGCGAGACCATCGGCGCGGTGGCGGCGAGCGGGGTCGATCTGATCTCGGTCGGCTGGATCACCCACTCGGCGCCGATCCTGGATCTGGGGCTGGATGCAGTGAAGTCGATTTGA
- a CDS encoding D-amino acid dehydrogenase — MLQSVSSFKNGAAPHIAIIGAGITGITTAYALSDKGYAVTVIDRQRYAAMETSFANGGQLSASNAEVWNSWATVLKGIKWMLKADAPLLMNPMPSWHKYSWMAEFLGNITNYRANTIETTRLAIKARDYLFDIARREGIDFNHETRGILHIYRDKASFDGAAKLGRLYAEGGLERRAVTPDEMRAIEPTLHGDYHGGFYTPSDSTGDIHKFTRGLAEACTRRGVRFIHEASVESVKHTGSGVDIAYAQPADDENSAPTRDVLHADGVVVCAGIGSRDIAAELGDRVNIYPVKGYSITVMLDDEASQKAAPWVSLLDDKTKIVTSRLGADRFRVAGTAEFNGENRDIRADRIRPLVDWTRHLFPGVSTSRVVPWAGLRPMLPSMMPRVGAGKLPGVFYNTGHGHLGWTLSAATAQMVAETVGAAMPVEAAGEVARSAA, encoded by the coding sequence ATGCTCCAGAGCGTTTCCAGCTTCAAGAACGGCGCCGCCCCCCACATCGCCATCATCGGTGCCGGCATCACCGGCATCACCACCGCCTATGCGCTCTCCGACAAGGGCTATGCGGTCACGGTCATCGATCGCCAGCGCTATGCGGCGATGGAGACCTCGTTCGCCAATGGCGGCCAGCTCTCCGCCAGCAATGCCGAAGTGTGGAATAGCTGGGCGACCGTGCTCAAGGGCATCAAATGGATGCTCAAGGCCGACGCGCCGCTGCTGATGAACCCGATGCCGTCCTGGCACAAATATTCGTGGATGGCGGAGTTCCTCGGCAACATCACGAACTATCGCGCCAACACCATCGAGACCACCCGCCTCGCCATCAAGGCGCGGGACTATCTGTTCGACATCGCCCGGCGCGAGGGGATCGACTTCAATCACGAGACCCGCGGCATCCTGCACATCTATCGCGACAAGGCCTCGTTCGACGGCGCCGCCAAGCTCGGCAGGCTCTATGCGGAAGGTGGTCTCGAGCGCCGCGCGGTGACGCCAGACGAGATGCGCGCCATCGAGCCGACGCTGCATGGCGACTATCATGGCGGCTTCTACACTCCGTCCGATTCCACCGGCGACATCCACAAATTCACCCGCGGCCTTGCGGAGGCCTGCACGCGCCGTGGCGTGCGCTTCATCCATGAGGCCAGCGTCGAGAGCGTGAAGCACACCGGCAGTGGTGTCGACATCGCCTATGCGCAGCCCGCCGACGACGAGAACAGCGCGCCGACCCGCGACGTGCTGCATGCCGACGGCGTGGTGGTGTGCGCCGGCATCGGCTCGCGCGATATCGCGGCTGAGCTCGGCGACCGGGTGAACATCTATCCGGTGAAGGGCTATTCCATCACCGTGATGCTCGACGACGAGGCCAGCCAGAAGGCGGCGCCCTGGGTCAGCCTGCTCGACGACAAGACCAAGATCGTCACCAGCCGCCTCGGCGCGGACCGCTTCCGCGTCGCCGGCACCGCCGAGTTCAATGGCGAGAACCGCGACATCCGCGCCGACCGCATCCGCCCACTGGTGGACTGGACCCGGCACTTGTTCCCGGGCGTCTCGACCAGCCGTGTCGTGCCGTGGGCGGGCCTGCGGCCGATGCTGCCTTCGATGATGCCGCGGGTCGGCGCCGGCAAGCTGCCCGGCGTGTTCTACAATACCGGCCACGGCCATCTCGGCTGGACGCTTTCCGCCGCCACTGCGCAGATGGTGGCGGAAACGGTGGGCGCGGCGATGCCGGTGGAGGCCGCGGGCGAGGTCGCACGCAGCGCGGCCTGA
- a CDS encoding amidohydrolase family protein, which yields MDLIVRNARLPADGERTVDIGIQHGRIVAIESTLAAEGEELDVRGRLVAPGFVETHIHLDKSCILDRCHAQRGDLPEAIAEVAKAKQGFTPEDVYERGRRTLEKCILNGTTRMRTQLEVDPGIGLRGLEGVLPLIEEYRWAIDIEICVFPQEGLLNNPGTDELMVEALKRGARVVGAAPYTDSDPHGQIDRVFAMAREFDVDIDMHLDFGPVADRLDLDYVCELADRYRWGGRTAIGHVTKLAGASPEQFEAAARRMRDAGVALTVLPSTDLFLMGRDRDCHHVRGVTHTHKLLHHGVNCSLSTNNVLNPFTPFGDCSLIRMANLNANICHIGATADIRECFAMITERSAKLINATDYGIEVGKAADFTVLDCERPEEAVAELAPVLFAYKRGRRTVTRPAAQLHRPQH from the coding sequence TTGGACCTGATTGTCAGGAATGCCCGCCTGCCGGCGGATGGCGAACGCACCGTCGACATCGGGATCCAGCACGGACGCATCGTCGCCATCGAGAGCACGCTTGCCGCGGAGGGCGAGGAGCTCGATGTCCGCGGCCGGCTGGTCGCGCCAGGCTTCGTCGAGACCCATATCCATCTCGACAAATCCTGCATCCTCGACCGCTGCCACGCCCAGCGCGGCGACCTGCCGGAGGCGATCGCCGAGGTCGCCAAGGCCAAGCAGGGCTTCACGCCGGAAGACGTCTATGAGCGCGGCCGGCGTACGCTGGAGAAATGCATCCTCAACGGCACCACCCGCATGCGCACCCAGCTGGAGGTCGATCCCGGCATCGGCCTGCGCGGACTGGAGGGCGTGCTGCCGCTGATCGAGGAATATCGCTGGGCCATCGATATCGAGATCTGCGTGTTCCCGCAGGAAGGCCTGCTCAATAATCCCGGCACCGACGAACTGATGGTCGAGGCCTTGAAGCGTGGCGCGCGCGTAGTCGGCGCCGCGCCCTATACCGACAGCGACCCGCACGGCCAGATCGACCGCGTCTTCGCGATGGCCCGCGAGTTCGATGTCGATATCGACATGCATCTCGATTTCGGGCCGGTCGCCGACCGGCTCGACCTCGACTATGTCTGCGAGCTGGCGGACCGCTATCGCTGGGGTGGGCGCACCGCCATCGGCCATGTGACCAAGCTCGCCGGCGCCAGCCCCGAGCAGTTCGAGGCCGCGGCGCGGCGGATGCGCGATGCCGGCGTGGCGCTGACCGTGCTGCCCTCGACCGACCTGTTCCTCATGGGCCGCGATCGCGACTGCCACCATGTGCGCGGCGTGACCCACACGCACAAGCTGCTGCATCACGGCGTCAATTGCTCGCTCTCGACCAACAACGTGCTGAACCCGTTCACCCCGTTCGGTGATTGCTCGCTGATCCGCATGGCGAACCTCAACGCGAATATCTGCCATATCGGCGCCACCGCCGACATTCGCGAGTGCTTCGCCATGATCACCGAGCGCTCGGCGAAGCTGATCAATGCCACCGATTACGGCATCGAAGTCGGCAAGGCCGCCGATTTCACCGTGCTGGACTGCGAGCGCCCGGAAGAGGCGGTCGCCGAGCTGGCGCCGGTGCTGTTCGCCTACAAGCGCGGCCGCCGCACCGTGACCCGCCCGGCAGCGCAACTGCACCGCCCGCAGCATTGA